A window of Pseudochaenichthys georgianus chromosome 19, fPseGeo1.2, whole genome shotgun sequence genomic DNA:
TGAAGCTTTGATATTTCTGTAGCTAAGACCTAACGATAAGTTTATTAAAGGCTAACCTAATATCTCTGTGAGATTGACAAGGTTCTCAAACTGTAGGGGATGTAATGGATTAGATAGATATTTATTTTTGGACTTAAAAGTATCATGATATTATGAAAAATTATAATCAAGTGAAACAAGCTAATTCCAGGCGTGTTTATGGCTCTATCCAAATGATTATTTGGTTATTAAAAGGGATCTATAATAATTGAATAGCACACAGCGGTGCTATAAATAGtattaaatatacatattcataaAATGCTTTCATGCAGTGTGGAACCATTGACACATTAATAACATATTTACATGAATCCAACACCAGAAGTTCAATTGTATGTGTGGTTGTTAACAATATTCACAAATAGAGGCACAAGGATAGATCCTACAATGAAACTCACATGTGCAGAACATGTTAAATACAAGTGAAGATGGTTTCATTGGTGCCGCTGCAGGGACATTcatggagtttgtgtgtgtgaacacGTGGAGATGATATTTGCACCATCAGCCCGTCACTCTGCAGCTGTGACTGGCTCCAGCAGAGAGCTCACAGTCCATTCCCAGTGAAAGGCCGCCATTGCAAAAAGTCTTTGTTCTGCTTCATCCCCTCGCTTTGATTTCCAAATGAAGCTCTACACTTTTGACACCCAGTGGCTCATGGGAAAGAACGGTCAACAGAAGCTGTTTTCCACCAGTGGGAATGAGGCAGTGTTTGCCACATGTCTGGGCTGAAGGTTCCTCTTAGAAGAAGCTCAGGGAACCATGGAGAACAGCATACATACAGCCAACAGGTGCAAATTAAAAGACATGAAATGAAGTTATTGTGAAGGGGTGTTGGGGATCTTCACCACTGGGACGTCCTCTGCAGACCATTCCCCTGCAGATGAAGAAGAGAGAACGATTGTTAATCAAACAGCACATTATTGGATGCAGATGCCAACGCCACTGGAAACCAGTGTTATATGGTTGGCTCTGAAAAGCTTGAGTGCAGCAGCTTGGAGTCAAACAGTTGTGACCAATGATGTGTCTGAAATAAAAGTGGCTTTTTTGGGTTTCTAAAGAATTTGCACACAAATAATCACCTTATTTAGCAAAACATTTAGTTTCCATTGTATCAACACTAGCTGTCAAACAATCCATTGTTCtgaatacatgtatttattcaaagATCAGTGATATCATTGATTCAAAGTgaaaacacttttattttgaaataatgAAAGGAATGTATTCTTTCTGCCTAAACACAGTGCAATCCAACAGAGTTTTGTTATAAAATGGCTTTTTGTTCAAGTGTATTTTGTGGATAGTAACCTAATTTTGATAAATGGGCACATTTTGTGATCTAAAAAAACCCCcttaaaattatatatttttaagaaatattgagtaaatacaaatatagtTAACTTTtttatgttgtgtttttatacATGGAATGGTGATTGGGTTATTAAGACACAGAATGAGTTAGAAAAATCCATTTGACTAATTCTTAAGGAAAGATTTGGCTAAATATGTCTCTGTGTGTGGTTAGCTTAAAACATGACATACACTCTACGTATTATGAGTCATCTATTAAAATGTCTAAAAAGTATAAATCTGGGTCACATTGAAATCTGCTTAAAATTGACTACAGCTTCTGTCCTCCGGAAATAAGAGAACCATACTCTTCAGAGCCACCATACTCTTCAGAGCCACCTTAAAGCATGAAGTTGAGGGTTTAAAACTCAAAATGTAACTTTTCAGGTTAAAAAACAAATAAGGAAATGGTATGTACAGAGAGATACACACACTGCAATATGACCTACAAATGCAATCCTTTTCACCAACATTCTTCTTGCATTGCAGTCAGAAAACAGATAGAAAAGCACATGGAGTCCTAGTAGCATATTGAGCAGATAAGGTAAAAGCGAAGAGGCCTTAAGAGAGTGAGCTCCACAAGGTACGAAAAAAGAAACCCCAGACAAAGAGGTGATTCATAGTGAACCTGTAGGAGAAGTTGCTATGGATACTGAGAGGTGGACATGCACAGAGGCAGGGAACAGAAAGCATCTGGAGGTAAGCGAGTTGATAAGGAGAAACAAAGACAGGCGTGGGGGGGTTCAGGGTACCACGTACGCTGTGTCCGTTTGTGTGTGCTGTGCTGCTGCTGTCAGTGCGGGTCGAGGGGGTGCTGCTCCCGCTGTTGGCTGCTGAGCTGGCTGAGGCTCTGGGGATGATCATGTCATAGGACACGTCCGGAGGGTGCTGCACAACAAGGGCCAGGACACAAACATTCAGAGACCAGGGTGGGAAAGAACATCCTTTTTGGAAAGACCTCCACACAAATAGTGTACTGAGCCAGTTTGGATGTTTCAAGGGGGTTGTAtgagaaaatgtattcatattCAATGTATTATCTACAGTAGATGGAGGTTGACACGCCCCCAGTTTAGAAATGAGACAGACGCAAAGTGATGCACAGCTTTTGACGTAGGCACAAGCGACACAAATGATGACGTGCAGGCTATATTTATAACATCTGACTGCTTTACCGTGATGACAGACAGCCACACTGAAGCCGTTTCATCCATCTTTACTCTCGCCATTGCCACCGGGGTCCGTTGAATATAAGGGATCATTTAACCACGCAGAACAAAGGAGCTGCCAGTCTACCACTGCCTCAATACGTTCGATTGTTCGGTGAATCCGTACGAACCAAAGTcatacaaaaacacaaacaatacTAGCGATTGAGTCAGCGTAAGACCCCAACGTCCATGTTCTGCAAAGATAACTATTGCTGTTCTACTTTATTCAAAGAGTCTGACTTTAAACAGAGCATAGATAACCCCTTCAGTTAACTGACGACAAGATAAAGCCAAAGAATCTAAATGTAGTGTTTTGCTATGATATTGATTGTTTAACGTGTCCAAAATGCATATTGCTGCTGACCCCTCCCACAATACTTGCTGTTAAGCTGTTGCTTAGCTTCAGTGTTGGTATTCCTGCGTGTTCTCCAAAATGGGGGTGTGCTGACAACCATGTTCTGTAGTTAATATACCCACTGTGGATAAGTATCTCAAATAGCCCAACTTCAAATCGTTTGAAATACCTCTCCCTTCCTGTCTATGTTGTCCTGGATAAGGCATTGCCTATCCCCAAGCTGTCCCTTCAAGCAAAAAACCCTCCAAACTCTTGGATAAAATATTTTAAATCTTGATCACATTTTTGCATATGTACATACCTATACATTCTCACAATTAAACTCTCTAAGACAGCGGtggcccaaccagtcgatcacctggagattcccagtcgatcgcgagatgtgtctaaaaatagaacaacaatattctgttttatcgttaatgtcctgtagcATAATcctcctgtgccagaataatgcacttgaacgcatcaaagctttgtgattggccggcagTGGGCACTCGCTGACGTTgtcgtgtcaacaggagtgacagtccgcacacacacaattatggcagaagcaaaaaagcccaaaatatataattttcagtgggaggatgattatttttttgtttattccaattcaaagtccatctgtctcgtctgcaatgcgagcgtggctttaccgaagaagggtaatttaggagcggcatttcaaaacggtgcacaaacgctacgagacggaattccctcctaactCTGCCCTACGCTCTTCTGTTCGTTGCGTGCATATGTAACAGAGTTAAACATGTGAATACATCATTATaagtttgtgaatgtttaatTCATAATAAGTTGTGAATTTTAAGAGATGAGATGGTTTCATTTAATATTTTAAGTTTTGTTTCGTCTGGGAACACCTTCCCGTTGCACGTCTTTGATTACTTCCGGTATGTATCTTCCAACCTCTTCTACCATCTGTAgaatctggagaatcacagaacggccggtcgatTCGCTGACGGCCgtttatgtttttaaatggcATCATTTTCGCTAGCACCCCTCTCCTGTCATCATTGTCCAAAATTAACAGACTTTACCTATTTTTGTCACGGTTTTTACatgtatttactttttttaaattccttTTCTGTTTTGCTTGTTTATGTTCGGCATAGTCAGTAGATTCACTTCACCTGCTCCCCTTTTCACACCCGAGTATATTAACCAGTCCACTTCCACCAGGTTGTCTTTGTGCTGTGAGTCTTAGCTTTCCTGCATCTGAGCAAGTGGTCTTCTTTTAACCTTACCCCGTATATCCTGGATTTGGTGATAGCCTAGCCTTCTTGTTCTGTGTTTGCCTtcctttatttttgtataattgTTGTTTGTTAGAGAACAGATCGTTTTTTAGCCCCTGCCCTTTTAAGGCTGGAGCCACACGAGGATGATAACGCAAATGGACCAaaatcgatatcaaaaaagtcttccgtccacatgcaataggcaccagaaacgtgtccgttcacacgataccgctcgaaagcgctggagacgctgtcgTACACAtaccgggcctgtaagtggcgctgcactcctgccacaaaagcagcgaagaagacttctcgtgcatggttgcccttctgtttattctccgctgtggaccgtctatctgatagagaactgtagcagATACGACCGTTATCGTCCTTAAGTCACTGTCACTGGGTTTTtttcttgagttttgacaaTTTTTTTATCAATTTCACAAATGTTTAAATGCTGTAGTTTTTGGGCGTACATATCATAATTGAAGGATGGACTATTTATATTCGCCTCTAGGTTGacacccaaaaaaaaaaacgaaaagggattttatatatatttaaatcaaTACTGACATACCTCAGATCAATACATTTGCAAAAAGATAATATAATTAAAACTGTAATTTACCCTGTTATGCAATTTGGAAATATTCATCATTAAGACCACAATTTGACCGGTGCATCTTTCATGACACTTCTTGTAAATGATCATCCTTAAATGTCATCAAACATGGCATGTAGCCTTCCACAGGACATACAGTGGAAGTAAACCAGCTACTTTACAGCCTCAAATGCAGCATTCAAATTAGTTTATCTGAAAGCAAACCACCAATTTGTTTGTACTTACAATCCCCCTCCTTTGCTGATAATGGCCAGCTCAGTAGGCTGGTACACTGAACCCCTCACCTGCCCTGTGTAGCCGCTGTACGGAGACACAGGCTTGGACCCTGTAATGCAAAGAGACAACACACGTTACAATCTTGTCACATATCAAGTCCTCTGAGTGATATCTCTCTGCCTCCTAATTGCTATCTTTCCCTAGCAAACATCTCTATATCTTTATATTACAACCACTTAAGCTACAAGCACTTAATCAGCAGACCATCCATGATGCATCTGTCCTTAATCTCATTCGTGCTTGCATCCTTAGAATGAGAGATGACTTTGTTAAAATCAAACGTTTTCCTCAGGATGAAACTGTTGCCACACCTCAGTTGCCATGGAGACTATGCAAACACAAGGAGTGATGGTTCTGGTGGGAATCAGAGGGAGTGTTTGCATGGGACACAGTGGTTAGGGATGCAGTTAGATACTAGACACTCATTAACAGGAATGATTCAGACACTCTGAATACCTGACTGCAACTCTGGGAACAACATGTGTACATATGGTTGGTCGGTTTCCATTCCGTACCTATTAGGGATTTGTATTCATCATGTCTCCCAATACATTGAACAAAGTTATCTATATGGAGTAAACTAGGAAGTTAAGGATAAAGGTTGAACTCAAATGATGCTGCTCTGTGTCATGAACCCAGATATAATTAGCCTTATCACACAACAGCTGTGCATACAAGAGCCATCTTTTATCaatatttgaaaataaaataatcttTGGTTCCAGTAAGgtataaaaaaggaaatgtgttTGCAGATTGAATACGGCAGTGAAGTAAGGCTGAGAGGATCAGATAATGTCTCAAAATAATGTTGTTATCCAGCAGCAAGGTTGTATTATAGAATTCCTAAAAACGGAAGCACAACAGCCATTTTGTATCTAGTGTTTAATGTAAAAGCTGAATCTATAAACGCACACCAACTGttgtaatgaaaaatataaaaatatcgtAAATGTGGGGTAAAAGTGAGGGTTTCTCCCTAAAACGCTGCAGAGAAAAAGCCCATAAGCTTAATCAAACATAAAGGCCAATATACAATGGCAGCATTATAATgggttaaatatatatatattcacttACAAAAATGCAGCTAAAAAACAACAAACTGGTTGTTAAATTAAAAGGGTTAGAcccccctaaccctaacccattaTTTGCAACATACTTATATGGAACAAATTGAACTTTGAGCAAACACAATaatcaacaaaaaaaagaaaaatgtatagGGCATTTTATAACTGACTAACTGGATACATGCCTCCTCTTTTGTGTTTATCACACAAGATGACACGGCAACAACTAGTTTTGCTGGTGGCTTTCCACCTCTAGACCACAGTGACACAAGCTGACAGACTAGTGACATGAACAGCCACATTACAGCGTCTACCTCACCCTCTATGATTATCCACTGACTCCagccctgtgaccagctctctcTGCCTGAGAGCTGCAGACTTATGTTCTGATCTTTGTGGCATTTTTTTACGGCATCatcaccagagatggggtcgttactaaaaaaaagtaatatattacatattactttttaaaaaagtaatatattacactacttcgttactctctacataaagtaactcgttacttactcgttactttactcgcagggccggcccgcccctccctgcaggcagatcacgcagactgctaaagtttcaaatgttctctttagttcagtttccattgtcgcataagactgatccagatcctgaatgttttcctatctgaccgtggctgtcctgtctcctgctatctgtatattttgcgcagtctatctctgctcacgctgttgcgtcggcgtgttctcctgcgtgttggccatgtgttgcactggaaccagacaccgcaaagacttcagccgagcacgtacgaactgcgcatgcgtgagtggcaataactctccttaccagcaggcggcggtagtgtgtattcgtcattcaaaacaggcaacaaccggaaaacagagaagaagaacagactacgtgatataaacaaacaacaaatagctgtgcgttagcttcaccctAGCATGTGTTGTTCTTGCAGGGGTTTGTTGAGGTTTAATTATGACTgatttagtaagtaacgaagtaacgcgtgtcggggcaatgttagtaactgtagtgtgattactgaattataaaagtagcgcgttacactactccgttaccgacaaaagtaatattattacagtaacgcgttactttgtaacataGTCGTATTTCTGTATTAGAGTTTTAATATTTTagagtaatagtagtagtagtgtaaTGATATATCAACAAAAAGCAATAACTCTAACCCAAACCCTAACTAGCTTGTATGTTTCAATAGGAAATGGACAAAAAACCTTTCAAAGCCTCATTTCAAGCCTAAAGATGGTTACAACTAACTATGAAGAGGAAATAAACAACATTTGAGTCTCAGAGGAGATTTGTAATTTTAGCAGGCTACACACCTTGGTTGGGCTCGTCCATAGAGAAAGCCTTATTTTCCATGAACATGTTCTGGGAGCTCTGCTCCTTCAGAATGGTCTCGTAGCCGACTCCTCTGTTGGGGTACAGATCGTCCCCGAAGCTTTGCTGACTGTCATCGTCACCGCTCAAACTGCACATGTCAGGAATGGAGTAGAGGATGAGGAACGCCCATCCATTGGCTACCAAGGCGATGGCCAAGGTGGGGTCATCCCATGTGGGCCCCCCTCTCCTCTCATTCCCGTAGACGTACATGGCGATCCACGCCACCCAAATCCCCACAGAGACCAAGCTGGTTAGAAGGATAAAGGCACCGTCTTTCTTCCACTTATTGTGTTTACCCGCCATGATGGCCAGGCTTGCCACCACCACAGCCAGGATCAGGGTCATCACGTAGATCAGCGCCATGACGAAGTCTTTGTTGGCGATGTTGCAAGGAGTAGCCGTGGCTGTGCTAGTTTCGGCTGTGGCGTTGAGTGGCCCCTGTGGGTGGCGCACTATGGTGATGATGAGCCACTCTGTGTTGATGACCACCTCCACCAGCCACAGCGCCATTGCCCCCAGACCCAAGGCCCATGGCCGGGGTCCACTGTTCTGCCTGGCGAGGATGTTCAGCCTCACGCACTGCATTAGGAGGCAGGCGAAGCAGCCGCTAAACAACACCCCGAATAGGAACCTCCGGGAGGCACAGGTGGAGAAATCCTTTCCGACAATGAAGGCGAATGTCAGGCAGAAGAGACCCATCGTGAAGAACAGGAACCAGGCGTGGAGGCCCACCGAGCTCTTGCGGTTCTTGTCTTGCGTAAAGGGTATGCTGGCCAGAAGCGCCATGAAAAGCACAATGGAGAAGACGATGCCAGCCGACGCGAAGGCCTCCAGTACGATGCCCCACACAGCATCAAGGTCACACAAGTTGTAATAAAGGGAGTCCACATTGGGGCCACAGCCGTGAGGGGTGTTGTTGGCAGCCATGGCTACTTGTAAAGACCAGAATTTAGTTTGGACAAGTTGTTCTGCGATCCCGCCAGCACCTGTTCAGAAGGACAAACAGGGAGAGTCTGAAAAATGTCTTGGACTGTTGAGTATTAACAAAGACTCGTCACAAATACTGGAATAGGATACTGTTGTCTACACCACAATTAAGCAAATATTACACTCACATGAGTCAGTTTACACACTTCCCCACATGGGATTCAAAGCTTTGTCATGATGTTTAAATAGAAAGTAATTTGACACTCTTTCAGAGCTAGAAAGAATTAGAACGCTGAATGTCCAACTATGGACTTTTCCCTAACTTTGACGTTAATCATTAGAAGGATCTGTGAACAAATATTGTTTCTGTGCATTGCGATTACAATTGAATCAATATGTGAAAGTGCATTACACCTTAAGTGCTATGGGTGGACCTTTTAGTTTTAACAAtgcacaaatcaaatcaaaatcattGGTACTTTTAATGatgatttattttaaacaacATAAAATCAGAGTGGAACAGTGTTTGCTTTGTGATAAACATCTCCACAGCGCCTGTTTTTGCTTTTCGCTGTGTCTGGCTGGTTCTTTTTGTCCCCGTCAGATTAAATTACTCTGAACTGAGGACTCTGAGCCAGATCGATAGATTTCTAGTGGCGGAAGTTCAGTCTTTCTAATTTCTTTGACTCTATCACGACAAGGATCTTTCTGGAACAACGTTATAACCTTTTCTGGTTTGAATGATTTGGTTTGTCCCTTATTTTTGGGTGGCTTCAAGAGGTCTGTCAGTTATTTTGTAATAAATCActtatatgttttttttcagTTTAGGGTGTGACCTCTAATCACACATAGAATTGAAGCCACTTTTTACCAACTGAATAACAGAGACCTGTGATTACACTATATTAACACGTCAATTGTATTTTTACCTCTGTTACCATGGAAAGCTCAAGGACCAACCGTTTTATGGCATGTTTGCTATTTCTGAATGTTCAAGGTAAGAACACAAGGCATAATTTCATTCCAGTAAGAAACAAAGACCAAAGACTCCCAGCTGGtacaactttttttgttttgtctttcCATACAAACTTTGGACAGAGATAAATCAAGGATAGGGAAACCCCTGATTCCTTAAAAGCTCTATTAAGCTCCAAACAGAACAATTAAAAAAATCAATGAATTGTAACTATTTTATCGATCATGCATTAATCTCTACTATCTCAAGTTCTTTCATAATCTCTGAAAGAAAACAAACTCACCACAAGGTCCATAGCATTTCCGGAGCTTTCAATCATATCACATGGTCTTTATCAGCAGGAAGAATTTGTCCAATTATCATGGCTTTGTTAAATTGCTGATCAAAGCTTCTGAGCCACTTTCAATGAGAATCTACAATTCCAAGATCACTAGGCAAACTCCCTGCTGATAAAGATCATGTGATGTGATTGTAAGCTCATCAACATTTCCTAAATGGACCTTTAGGTGAGAATATTTTCCCATCAACAGCCTAAGGCCCCCGTCCACACAGAgacgaaacgggttgtatccgctacagttctctatcgtatagacggttcgtccacacgaggccAACACGGAAACGCGGATAACGATAACggctcccaaggtgggtagatctgcggacaaaacgctctggggggccaagcggctccgtgtgtacgtcctataccagtgaccatcaactggcggcccgcgggccacatctggcccaccagacattctcatccggcccgcacgacgggggtgactgtggcgttagtgcgttcgccccccacacatttttttttatacaacatctcgtgagtaatgtgcagtaccggagtccaataGAGAGTCGTTGTCCCCCCCCATGGATAAATGTTGGCCCTTGgtcaaatgtagttggtgatccctaccctatacgatcatttcctgataacgatgacgcCATAGCCCCGCCCTTCCCCACCTCGACTGCTCACCCCCATTGCTGATGTGTTttgccaacaacaacaatggaggatCACAGGGTTGCTTTCGTGCTCCAGACACTACTGACCATGATACAGATctcaaaatctacagctcctctaccacaaccatcagcaacaagtggacatggagaactacatgaactacatgttgctaaatccaccgcggagaataaacagaagggcaactaggcaaccatgctcggggggtcTTATTCACCACTTACAgtcccggcatatgtactacagcgtcttcaGCGGGTCTAGCGGTATtgtgtggacggacacgtttctggtgccgATTCCGTGTGGACGGAATACTTTTTTTATATCGACCTCGGTTCGTTTTCGtttccgtgtggacggggcctaaaTGTGTGAGATGACAACAAAAGACATCAACAAAATGCTCCCCAAGGTTCTAACGTTTACCATGTGATATTTAGCAATGTGAACCACTGAAACAAAATATTCAAAGTGTAATGTTATAAATCATTTCTGGTGTCAAACTCTTGCTTTCATTGTTTGCTTGCCTTAAATGTTAGAACTTAAACGCaacatgataaatataaaatgaacaacTTAGAATACAAAGGGGGGTGGGGGAGTTCACAGCAAAAATCTTTACCCAGGGTTTTCTAAAAGTTTTGTCAAGCCCTGGAAGGACTCACTGGGTTTGTTGTCATTGTCAAATTATGTGTACCTCGTCTATGATAACCTATTAAGCTCAGTTTTCGTAACTTGTATCGAGTTCtcactaaaataaataaaaggaaaaCCACCTTTTATTTTCAGCCTCTGTTAATAGCTCGTCACTATTTAGCTTACATGCAGCATAATGTTCTCATATCAATATGAATATGACGTTTTTGTGCATTTAAACTATTAAAAAGCAGTTTCACACATTTTCGGTTGTTCACAGGGACAAGACCATTGACATTAACCTCGTGTACAAATATAAAAAGATATCTAACTAGATAGAATagaaaaactgttttttgtaaacatatcacAATCGTACAAATCTAAAACAGACAATTCGCCTTATTTTAACAAGATGGGTCTGATGTATACATGTGTAAGTAGGCTACCTTTGTGAAGACTTCCCCGCTGAGTTGGTGGTTGTTGATCCCGCTTTTTGAATCTCTTCTTCACCTGCTCCTCCGGCTGCCACCGCTCAGTTGACCGTAAATCATCGAGagtaaaaaataaaagacaaGTCAACTAAAAAGTTTGCAGTCTTCGGTAAATCTCCTGGAACTCCTCACGATACTGGTCCCTGCAACGCTCACTTCATACTAATATAAATGAGAATAGAAGTTAAAGAATCCTCCACGAGCGTTTTCCAGCGAACTGACTGCTGTGAtggtctctctctccttctctcgtacacacactcactctctctccccctctctcacgCACGTGCACACACGCACGATCTCACTTCAATGCATGACTGTACTTCCATCAATCAATATCtaatacacatttttttttaaacgttttATTTCTTTAAACATCTTTCAGTGTTTTCTTGTTGTAGCAAATTAACTTTACATGTTTTCTTTATGCAAGATAAAGTGATTTTATTACAGCAAAATTAAACATCCAACATGTGCGTGGTGTTTAGGTGGTGTGTAGTGACATCTAGTGGTGACATGTATATGGGCCATTCTACCGAATTGGACCAAAGTCAGGTTGGAAATGTTTTGAcatgttgtatgtttttttccCCAAACTTTGTCCATATATATTTTGTACTCTAAATTACACATAGGCCTATCTAGTAAAAGAACAGTACATTTTGATATCGTATTTTCAGACTGTATTGGAATGTTCTTCCTCTAC
This region includes:
- the gprc5c gene encoding G-protein coupled receptor family C group 5 member C — translated: MAANNTPHGCGPNVDSLYYNLCDLDAVWGIVLEAFASAGIVFSIVLFMALLASIPFTQDKNRKSSVGLHAWFLFFTMGLFCLTFAFIVGKDFSTCASRRFLFGVLFSGCFACLLMQCVRLNILARQNSGPRPWALGLGAMALWLVEVVINTEWLIITIVRHPQGPLNATAETSTATATPCNIANKDFVMALIYVMTLILAVVVASLAIMAGKHNKWKKDGAFILLTSLVSVGIWVAWIAMYVYGNERRGGPTWDDPTLAIALVANGWAFLILYSIPDMCSLSGDDDSQQSFGDDLYPNRGVGYETILKEQSSQNMFMENKAFSMDEPNQGSKPVSPYSGYTGQVRGSVYQPTELAIISKGGGL